A genome region from Geobacter pickeringii includes the following:
- a CDS encoding C1 family peptidase: MTRAKNAIQTRKSCYGWVPDLPDHRDKMFGAVRKIPAALPSLVDLRPTCSPVEDQGQLGSCTANALAGALEYLEVKDKVPFVDLSRLFIYYNERVIEGTVKSDSGAMIRDGIKTLAKQGVCTEKSWPYDVAKFAAKPPKACYKEALNHQILAYARLNTVDEMRACLAEGFPFVFGFTVYEGFESQQVAQTGVVQMPQPGERAIGGHAVLGVGYDDAARRFIVRNSWGTDWGMKGYFTMPYDYVGDRNLADDFWTIRRGELM, translated from the coding sequence ATGACCAGAGCGAAAAACGCCATCCAGACCAGAAAATCCTGCTACGGGTGGGTACCGGACCTCCCCGACCACCGCGACAAGATGTTCGGCGCCGTGCGGAAGATCCCCGCCGCCCTCCCGAGCCTCGTCGACCTGCGCCCCACCTGTTCGCCGGTGGAGGATCAGGGACAACTGGGGAGCTGCACCGCCAACGCCCTGGCCGGCGCCCTGGAGTACCTGGAGGTGAAGGACAAGGTTCCCTTCGTGGACCTGAGCCGGCTCTTCATCTACTACAACGAGCGGGTGATCGAGGGGACGGTGAAGTCCGATTCCGGGGCGATGATCCGCGACGGCATCAAGACCCTGGCGAAACAGGGGGTCTGCACGGAGAAAAGCTGGCCCTACGACGTCGCCAAGTTCGCCGCCAAGCCTCCGAAGGCCTGCTACAAGGAGGCGCTCAACCACCAGATCCTCGCCTACGCCCGGCTCAACACCGTTGACGAGATGCGGGCCTGCCTCGCCGAAGGGTTTCCCTTCGTCTTCGGCTTCACGGTGTACGAGGGCTTCGAGTCCCAGCAGGTCGCCCAGACGGGGGTGGTGCAGATGCCCCAGCCGGGCGAGCGGGCGATAGGGGGGCATGCGGTGCTGGGGGTCGGCTACGACGATGCCGCCAGGCGGTTTATCGTCCGCAACTCCTGGGGGACCGACTGGGGGATGAAAGGGTACTTCACCATGCCGTACGACTACGTGGGGGACCGCAATCTCGCCGACGACTTCTGGACCATCCGCCGCGGCGAACTGATGTAA